A region from the Corylus avellana chromosome ca7, CavTom2PMs-1.0 genome encodes:
- the LOC132188567 gene encoding uncharacterized protein LOC132188567 — MAKKRDRRVAPSSTGKGRVESSTQQDQPGHSASSDRRLILIFVVFFIVSPAISVLVYRIKYASPTKRTESYVFQRGLVKADVDYQEILAENSKVSENTSRQHYTYPILAYITPWNSRGYELAKRFNSKFTHISPVWYDLKSQGTGLILEGKHNADIGWILELRKSGNAWLLPRVVLEAFPAEFLTRKKQRNKAINLIVTECKEMGYDGIVLESWSRWAAYGILHDPSMRNLALQFIEQLGHALHSVSSARNDKQQLQLVYVIGPPHSEKLQKHDFGPEDLQSLSDAVDGFSLMTYDFSGPQNPGPSAPLKWIRSTLQLLLGTAGNSARSPAHKIFLGINFYGNDFVLAGGLGGGAITGRDYLSLLEKHKPVLQWEKNSAEHLFFYSDGNDIKHAVFYPSLLSISVRLEEARSWGCGISIWEIGQGLDYFFDLL; from the exons ATGGCCAAGAAGCGAGACCGCCGAGTCGCACCGAGTTCGACTGGTAAGGGCCGAGTCGAATCGTCCACTCAGCAAGACCAACCCGGCCACTCGGCCTCATCGGATCGCAGGCTCATCCTCATCTTCGTCGTCTTCTTCATCGTATCTCCCGCTATTTCCGTGCTCGTTTACCGTATAAAATACGCTTCGCCTACGAAACGTACGGAATCGTACGTATTTCAACGAGGCCTCGTTAAAGCCGACGTCGATTACCAAGAAATCCTCGCT GAGAATTCAAAGGTCTCGGAAAATACGTCGCGCCAGCATTATACCTATCCTATACTGGCCTACATTACTCCATG GAACTCCAGGGGCTATGAGTTAGCAAAAAGGTTTAATTCCAAGTTTACGCATATATCACCTGTCTGGTATGATCTGAAGAG CCAAGGGACCGGCTTAATTCTTGAGGGAAAACATAATGCTGATATAGGATGGATCTTGGAGCTTAGAAAGTCAGGAAATGCTTGG TTGTTACCCAGAGTTGTTCTGGAAGCATTTCCTGCAGAGTTTCTTACGAGGAAGAAGCAAAGGAACAAAGCTATTAACCTTATAGTAACAGAATGCAA GGAAATGGGATATGATGGTATTGTGCTGGAATCTTGGTCAAGATGGGCAGCTTATGGTATTTTGCATGATCCAAGCATGCGGAATTTG GCACTGCAGTTTATAGAACAGCTTGGACATGCACTGCATTCTGTGAGCTCAGCAAGGAATGATAAACAACAGTTACAGTTGGTCTATGTTATAGGTCCACCACATTCAGAGAAACTCCAGAAGCATGATTTTGGACCAGAAGATCTTCAGAGCTTGAGCGATGCTGTGGATGGATTCTCGTTAATGACCTATGACTTCTCAGGTCCTCAAAATCCAGGTCCCAGTGCACCCCTGAAGTGGATTCGTTCCACCCTGCAGCTGCTCCTTGGTACTGCTGGCAATAGTGCTCGAAGCCCGGCCCACAAGATATTTCTGGGCATCAATTTCTATGGAAATGACTTTGTACTAGCAGGAG GTTTGGGTGGTGGAGCTATTACTGGAAGGGATTACCTCTCATTGTTGGAGAAGCACAAGCCTGTTCTGCAGTGGGAAAAGAATAGTGCGGAGCATTTGTTCTTTTACTCTGACGGTAACGATATCAAGCATGCAGTTTTCTATCCATCATTGTTGTCGATTTCTGTGCGGCTTGAGGAAGCTCGTTCATGGGGATGTGGCATCTCAATCTGGGAAATTGGACAAGGTCTGGATTACTTTTTTGATCTTCTGTAA
- the LOC132188577 gene encoding protein WHAT'S THIS FACTOR 1 homolog, chloroplastic gives MKPELVVSSPSTSSPLFISYRHPFLQKPKVSVKSHFSPSSTQAEKSQFWGKSLVLQQNNVSFGNLRKTHVPFVPVRAAVKRRKELPFDNVIQRDKKLKLVMKIRKILVSQPDRIMSLRELGKHRRDLGLDRKRRFIALLKKFPAVFEIVEEGVFSLKFKLTPEAERLYLEEMRIRNEMEGLLVIKLRKLLMMSLEKRIFLERIAHFRTDFGLPLEFRDTICHRYPQYFTVVPTARGPALELTHWDPELAVSAAELSEEENRARELEEKDLIIDRPPKFRKVSLPKGLNLSKGEMRKIYQFRDVPYISPYSDFSALRSGTLEKEKHACGVVHEILSLTIEKRTLVDHLTHFREEFRFSQQLRGMLIRHPDMFYVSLKGDRDSVFLREAYRDSQLVEKDRLLLIKEKLRSLVSVPRYPNRGAPRTDTDGEEGINEPEDGSDGEGWSDVDNFMGDDGNDDEDYEDDWSDEEDDTPPDFDEDGGTMKAGETNPIKQVENSTKSDEKVLVPVLPDGRPRERW, from the coding sequence ATGAAACCCGAACTCGTGGTGTCTTCTCCATCCACTTCTTCACCATTGTTTATCTCATACAGAcacccttttcttcaaaaacccaaagtTTCAGTGAAATCCCATTTCTCTCCATCAAGCACACAAGCAGAGAAGTCACAATTTTGGGGCAAAAGTTTGGTTTTGCAACAGAATAATGTTAGTTTTGGTAATCTGAGAAAGACCCATGTCCCATTTGTACCAGTGAGAGCTGCTGTGAAGAGAAGGAAAGAGCTTCCCTTTGACAATGTGATCCAAAGGGACAAGAAGCTGAAATTGGTGATGAAGATAAGGAAGATTCTAGTGAGTCAACCTGATAGAATTATGTCTCTTAGAGAGTTAGGTAAGCACAGAAGAGATTTGGGTCTCGATAGGAAGCGCCGATTTATCGCTTTGCTAAAGAAATTTCCGGCTGTGTTTGAAATTGTGGAAGAAGGGGTTTTTTCGTTAAAATTCAAATTGACGCCAGAGGCGGAAAGACTTTATCTGGAGGAGATGAGGATTAGGAATGAGATGGAAGGTTTGTTGGTTATTAAATTGAGGAAACTGTTGATGATGTCATTGGAAAAGCGGATTTTCTTGGAGAGGATTGCCCATTTCAGGACTGATTTTGGGCTTCCACTTGAGTTTCGTGACACGATTTGTCATCGATATCCGCAATATTTTACAGTTGTTCCAACTGCACGAGGTCCTGCATTAGAATTAACTCATTGGGATCCTGAGCTTGCAGTTTCGGCTGCTGAGTTATCCGAGGAGGAAAATAGAGCTAGAGAGCTAGAAGAGAAGGATTTGATTATTGATAGGCCTCCCAAGTTCAGGAAAGTATCGCTACCCAAGGGTCTTAATCTTTCCAAGGGCGAAATGAGGAAGATATATCAGTTCAGAGACGTGCCTTACATATCGCCTTACTCTGATTTCTCAGCCCTCAGGTCGGGCACGCTTGAGAAAGAGAAACATGCTTGTGGGGTTGTTCATGAGATTTTGAGCCTCACTATTGAGAAGAGAACCCTTGTGGATCACCTCACTCATTTTCGAGAGGAGTTTCGGTTTTCTCAGCAGCTGAGAGGGATGCTGATAAGGCACCCTGACATGTTCTATGTATCCTTGAAAGGGGATAGGGATTCGGTTTTCCTCAGGGAAGCGTATCGTGATTCTCAATTGGTGGAGAAGGATCGGCTGTTGCTCATAAAGGAGAAACTTCGTTCTCTCGTATCTGTTCCTCGATATCCTAATAGGGGTGCTCCCAGAACAGATACAGATGGGGAAGAAGGAATTAATGAGCCAGAAGATGGAAGTGATGGAGAAGGGTGGTCTGATGTCGACAATTTCATGGGCGACGATGGCAATGATGATGAAGATTATGAAGACGATTGgagtgatgaagaagatgacaCACCTCCAGATTTTGATGAAGATGGTGGAACCATGAAGGCTGGAGAGACCAATCCAATTAAACAGGTTGAAAACTCGACAAAAAGTGATGAGAAGGTGCTTGTTCCTGTGCTCCCTGATGGTCGGCCAAGAGAACGCTGGTAA
- the LOC132186265 gene encoding pentatricopeptide repeat-containing protein At4g01030, mitochondrial, with translation MDILAPFHHLNPHFRQSPLTLKPRKDHSFSSLALGVANTSPETPFLASLPPTLPKISSDFCILSEFSEIRTLNLVKVMHAQMIKMPDKESWDTMGNTLVTYYLEFGDFKSAAMAFFLGFVRNHLLWYSFLEEFRSFGGDPREILEVFGLLHCGGVVFDSKVLTVVLKICSSLKDAWLGVGIHACLIKRGFVLDAYLKCALINFYASCWGIESANQVFHEIPDKEDLLWNEIIMANLRNERWVEALDLFREMKFSGGKAKSVTIVKGLQACGKMGALNEGKQIHGYVLRSALESNLPICNSLISMYSRNYRLELARTIFNSMRDRNLTSWNSIISGFAGFGCLKDAWHYFQEMEVSGVEPDIVTWNCLLSGHFLHGSYKEVLEILRRMRSVGFMPNSSSITSAIQAVTELESMNFGKEIHAYVIRNGLDHHDVYVGTSLVDMYVKNNCLTSAQAVFNNMKNRNIFAWNSLISGYSFKGLFEDAEKLLQQMEEEGIKPDLVTWNGLVSGYSMWGCSKEALAVIDRVRSSGLSPNVVSWTALISGCSQNENYRDSVEFFIQMQEEGIKPNSATISSLLRTCAGLSLLHQGREIHCFTIKNGFIEDVFVATALVDMYSKSGKLKNAHEVFRKTQNKTLASWNCMILGFAIYGLGKEAILLFDQMCGMGVQPDAITFTAILSSCKNAGLVNEGWKYFDGMSTYHNVNPTIEHYSCMVDLLGRAGYLDEAWDFIQNMPLKPDATIWGALLGSCRIHKNIEYAEIAAKKLFHLEPYNSANYFLMMSLYAISNRWEDVERLKDLMGLEGRKSQQVWSWIQVERRIHFFSAEEKPHPDTGEIYFELYQLVHEMKKMGYVPDVSCVYQNIDEVEKEKLLLSHTEKLAITYGLMKMDSSSTPIRVIKNTRMCSDCHKAAKYMSLVRNREIVVKDGIRFHHFRVGKCSCNDCW, from the coding sequence ATGGACATACTGGCTCCATTTCACCACCTTAACCCGCATTTCCGTCAAAGCCCACTCACCCTCAAGCCACGAAAAGACCATTCCTTCTCTTCTCTTGCTCTTGGTGTCGCTAACACGTCTCCTGAAACCCCATTCCTTGCTTCTCTTCCACCCACTCTGCCGAAAATCTCTTCGGACTTTTGTATTCTAAGTGAGTTCAGCGAGATAAGAACTTTGAATTTAGTGAAGGTGATGCATGCCCAGATGATAAAAATGCCTGACAAGGAGAGTTGGGATACCATGGGAAACACTCTGGTCACATACTACTTGGAATTTGGTGATTTCAAGTCCGCTGCAATGGCATTCTTTCTGGGTTTTGTGAGGAACCACCTTTTATGGTATTCCTTTTTGGAAGAGTTTAGAAGTTTTGGGGGTGATCCACGTGAAATTCTTGAGGTTTTCGGCCTGTTGCATTGTGGAGGAGTGGTGTTTGATAGTAAGGTTCTGACTGTGGTTCTTAAAATTTGCTCAAGTTTAAAAGATGCGTGGCTTGGAGTGGGGATTCATGCTTGCTTGATCAAGAGGGGCTTTGTTTTAGATGCATATTTGAAGTGTGCACTGATCAACTTTTATGCGAGTTGTTGGGGCATAGAGAGTGCAAATCAAGTATTTCATGAAATTCCGGATAAAGAAGATCTGCTCTGGAATGAGATTATCATGGCAAATCTGCGGAATGAGAGATGGGTGGAAGCTCTAGACTTATTTCGTGAAATGAAGTTTTCGGGTGGGAAAGCCAAGAGTGTTACAATTGTGAAAGGACTGCAAGCTTGTGGGAAAATGGGAGCTCTCAATGAAGGAAAGCAAATTCATGGGTATGTTTTACGATCTGCATTAGAATCAAATTTGCCGATATGCAATTCCCTGATTAGCATGTACTCCAGAAACTACAGACTTGAACTAGCTAGgacaatttttaattcaatgaGAGATCGTAACTTAACTTCATGGAATTCGATTATCTCAGGTTTTGCTGGATTTGGTTGTTTGAAAGATGCCTGGCATTATTTTCAAGAAATGGAAGTGTCTGGTGTTGAACCAGACATTGTAACTTGGAATTGCCTTTTATCAGGCCACTTTCTTCATGGCTCATACAAAGAAGTCCTGGAAATTTTGAGGAGAATGCGAAGTGTGGGCTTCATGCCAAATTCAAGCTCTATCACTAGTGCTATTCAAGCAGTTACCGAATTGGAGTCCATGAATTTTGGTAAAGAAATTCATGCCTATGTGATAAGAAATGGGCTTGATCACCATGATGTATATGTAGGAACTTCATTGGTGGATATGTATGTGAAGAACAATTGCTTAACTAGTGCTCAAGCAGTTTTTaataatatgaagaacagaaacaTTTTTGCTTGGAATTCATTAATATCAGGATATTCCTTCAAGGGCCTTTTTGAAGATGCTGAAAAGCTATTGCAGCAGATGGAAGAGGAAGGAATCAAACCCGATTTAGTGACATGGAATGGTCTGGTTTCAGGGTATTCAATGTGGGGCTGCAGTAAGGAAGCTCTGGCTGTGATTGATCGCGTCAGAAGTTCGGGATTATCACCTAATGTGGTATCATGGACGGCTCTAATATCAGGCTGTTCACAGAATGAAAACTACAGGGATTCTGTTGAGTTTTTCATCCAAATGCAGGAAGAAGGTATAAAGCCCAATTCAGCTACCATATCCAGCTTACTTCGAACTTGTGCAGGCCTTTCTTTGTTACATCAGGGTCGAGAGATACACTGCTTTACTATAAAAAATGGTTTCATTGAAGATGTATTTGTAGCCACAGCACTTGTCGACATGTACAGTAAGTCAGGCAAACTAAAAAATGCCCATGAGGTTTTCAGAAAGACTCAGAACAAAACATTAGCCTCCTGGAACTGTATGATCCTGGGGTTTGCCATTTATGGCCTTGGAAAAGAGGCAATTTTGCTTTTTGATCAGATGTGTGGGATGGGCGTCCAGCCAGATGCTATAACCTTTACAGCTATCCTCTCTAGTTGCAAGAATGCAGGTTTGGTTAATGAAGGATGGAAATACTTTGATGGTATGAGCACATACCATAATGTAAACCCAACGATTGAACATTATTCTTGCATGGTAGATCTTCTGGGGAGAGCTGGTTATCTTGACGAAGCTTGGGATTTCATTCAAAATATGCCACTAAAGCCAGATGCTACCATATGGGGTGCTCTTCTTGGATCCTGCAGAATCCATAAAAACATCGAGTATGCGGAGATTGCAGCAAAGAAACTGTTTCACTTAGAACCATATAACTCTGCTAATTATTTCTTGATGATGAGCTTATATGCCATTTCAAATAGATGGGAGGATGTGGAGCGTCTTAAAGACTTGATGGGTCTTGAAGGGCGGAAGAGCCAGCAGGTGTGGAGCTGGATACAAGTTGAACGCAGGATTCATTTTTTCTCTGCAGAAGAGAAGCCCCATCCAGATACAGGAGAGATATACTTCGAGCTATATCAGTTGGTtcatgaaatgaagaaaatgggATATGTGCCTGATGTCAGCTGTGTATACCAGAACATCGATGAGGTTGAGAAGGAAAAGTTGCTGCTAAGTCACACTGAGAAGTTGGCAATTACTTATGGACTGATGAAGATGGATAGTAGTAGTACACCCATTAGGGTGATTAAGAACACGAGAATGTGTTCCGACTGTCACAAGGCAGCAAAATATATGTCTCTGGTACGAAACCGTGAGATTGTTGTCAAAGATGGCATTCGATTTCACCATTTCAGGGTAGGAAAGTGTTCCTGCAATGACTGTTGGTAA
- the LOC132186266 gene encoding abscisic acid receptor PYL3: MNHGDAFSAKEAEYIARHHRHQPRENQCTSALVKHIKAPAHLVWSLVRRFDQPQKYKPFVSRCVVKGDFGIGSVREVNVKSGLPATTSTERLELLDDNVHILGVKFVGGDHRLRNYSSIITVHPEDFDGRPGTLVIESFVVDVPDGNTNDETCYFVEALIRCNLKSLADVSERMAVQDRTEPIDL, encoded by the exons ATGAATCACGGTGATGCGTTTAGCGCAAAGGAGGCGGAGTACATAGCCAGGCACCACAGACACCAGCCCAGAGAGAACCAGTGCACCTCAGCGCTCGTTAAGCACATCAAAGCGCCTGCTCACCTT GTGTGGTCGTTGGTGAGGAGATTTGATCAACCCCAGAAGTACAAGCCCTTTGTTAGCAGGTGCGTCGTGAAGGGGGACTTTGGCATTGGTAGTGTTAGAGAAGTGAATGTTAAATCTGGGCTTCCCGCCACGACAAGCACTGAGAGGTTGGAACTTCTTGATGACAATGTGCACATTCTCGGCGTCAAGTTTGTTGGTGGCGATCACAGGCTGAGG AACTACTCTTCCATCATTACAGTACATCCAGAGGATTTTGATGGAAGGCCAGGGACGCTAGTGATCGAGTCCTTTGTGGTGGATGTGCCTGATGGAAACACTAACGATGAGACTTGTTACTTTGTCGAAGCGTTGATCAGGTGCAACCTTAAGTCATTAGCCGATGTCTCAGAGAGGATGGCTGTGCAGGACCGAACTGAACCCATCGATCTTTAG
- the LOC132188260 gene encoding 2-methylpropanoate--CoA ligase CCL4-like has protein sequence MEDLKASPANSSPLTPLGFLERAATVYGDCPSVVYNNTTYKWAETHRRCLQVASSIASLGIKRGDVVSVVAPNIPAMYELHFAVPMSGAILSNINTRLDARTVSVLLRHSESKLVFVDHLFRSLVLEALSLLPPNAQRPLLVLIADHHGGDGQDSSSAVDQFCSTYETLIEKGDPEFRWDPPSSEWDPISLNYTSGTTSAPKGVVHCHRGVFIIIVNSLIDWAVQERPVFLWTLPMFHANGWSYPWAMAAVGGTNICLRRFDGPTVFSLIREHGVTHMCGAPVVLIMLTSSPQNEPLPNPVQILTAGAPPPAAVLFRIESLGFVVSHGYGLTETAGLVVSCAWKPHWNRLPASERARLKARQGVRAIGLTEVDVVNAESGASVKRDGSTLGEVVMRGGSLMLGYLKDPEETSKCMKENGWFYTGDVGVMHPDGYLEIKDRSKDVIISGGENLSSVEVESVLYTHPAVNEAVVVARPDEFWGETPCAFVSLRNDGSTPNPTDKEIMEFCRAKLPHFMVPKTVVFKDELPKSSVGKILKFVLREIATAMGSSSRVGRS, from the coding sequence ATGGAAGACCTGAAAGCAAGTCCAGCAAATTCATCGCCTCTAACCCCGCTAGGCTTCTTGGAAAGAGCGGCTACTGTGTATGGTGATTGCCCTTCTGTTGTCTACAACAACACCACCTACAAGTGGGCGGAAACCCACCGTCGATGCCTCCAAGTGGCCTCGTCGATCGCATCGCTCGGCATCAAGAGGGGCGATGTCGTGTCCGTTGTGGCCCCCAACATCCCTGCCATGTACGAGCTCCACTTCGCTGTCCCAATGTCCGGGGCAATCCTAAGCAACATCAACACGCGCCTCGACGCCCGCACTGTTTCCGTACTCCTGCGCCACAGCGAATCGAAGCTCGTCTTCGTGGACCACCTCTTTCGCTCTCTCGTCTTGGAGGCCCTCTCTTTGTTGCCACCCAATGCCCAACGCCCCCTGCTCGTCCTCATCGCCGATCATCATGGTGGTGATGGCCAAGATTCCTCATCAGCCGTTGATCAGTTTTGCTCCACCTACGAGACACTGATCGAGAAAGGTGATCCTGAGTTCAGGTGGGACCCTCCCAGCAGCGAGTGGGACCCAATTTCTTTAAACTACACCTCTGGTACAACTTCTGCCCCAAAGGGGGTGGTCCACTGCCACAGGGGCGTCTTCATCATCATCGTTAACTCTCTCATCGACTGGGCTGTCCAAGAGCGGCCCGTTTTCTTGTGGACCCTACCGATGTTCCACGCTAACGGGTGGAGCTACCCGTGGGCCATGGCAGCCGTAGGTGGGACCAACATCTGCCTCCGTAGATTCGATGGACCCACCGTCTTCAGCCTGATTAGAGAACACGGTGTCACTCACATGTGCGGCGCGCCTGTGGTGCTCATCATGCTAACAAGCTCTCCCCAAAACGAACCGCTCCCAAACCCGGTTCAGATCCTCACAGCAGGAGCTCCACCACCGGCCGCGGTGCTATTTCGAATCGAGTCATTGGGTTTCGTGGTGAGTCACGGGTACGGGTTGACCGAAACGGCAGGACTCGTCGTGTCGTGCGCGTGGAAGCCACATTGGAATCGGTTGCCGGCGAGTGAGAGGGCCAGGCTCAAGGCCAGACAAGGAGTGAGGGCCATCGGTCTGACGGAAGTGGATGTCGTGAATGCCGAGTCAGGAGCGAGTGTGAAACGAGATGGGTCAACACTCGGCGAAGTTGTTATGAGAGGTGGGTCGCTAATGCTGGGGTATCTCAAAGACCCGGAGGAGACCTCCAAGTGCATGAAAGAGAATGGGTGGTTTTACACGGGGGACGTCGGAGTCATGCACCCAGATGGTTATTTGGAGATCAAAGATCGGTCAAAGGACGTGATCATAAGCGGCGGAGAAAACTTGAGCAGTGTGGAAGTGGAGTCGGTGCTGTACACGCATCCGGCGGTTAACGAGGCGGTCGTGGTGGCTCGGCCCGATGAGTTCTGGGGAGAGACGCCTTGTGCGTTTGTGAGCTTGAGAAATGATGGGTCCACCCCGAATCCAACTGATAAGGAGATTATGGAATTTTGTAGGGCTAAGTTGCCGCACTTCATGGTGCCCAAGACGGTGGTGTTCAAGGATGAACTGCCCAAGTCATCCGTTGGGAAGATTCTGAAGTTTGTGCTCAGGGAGATTGCCACAGCCATGGGCTCCTCAAGTCGAGTCGGACGTAGTTGA